A single genomic interval of Cupriavidus necator harbors:
- the kdpC gene encoding potassium-transporting ATPase subunit KdpC — translation MNTQVQSPQPSPAPVQGGLLRPMLVVFVGLSLVTGLLYPGAITAISKAVFPHQAAGSLIEKDGRTVGSELIGQPFSDPKYFWGRLSATAPMPYNAAASAGSNLGPTNPALTDAARARVVALHAADPDNQAPVPVDLVTASGSGLDPHISPAAAEYQAARIARARGIPIEQVKQLIAANTETPLLSVLGGPGVNVLKLNLGLDAIARK, via the coding sequence ATGAATACGCAAGTGCAGTCCCCGCAGCCGTCGCCGGCACCCGTGCAAGGTGGCTTGCTGCGGCCAATGTTGGTGGTGTTCGTTGGTCTTTCGCTGGTGACCGGCCTGCTCTATCCCGGCGCGATCACGGCAATCTCCAAGGCCGTGTTCCCGCATCAGGCAGCCGGCTCGCTGATCGAGAAGGATGGCAGGACAGTTGGCTCGGAACTGATCGGCCAGCCGTTCTCCGACCCGAAGTACTTCTGGGGCCGGCTGTCGGCCACGGCGCCGATGCCGTATAACGCCGCGGCTTCGGCGGGATCCAACCTGGGCCCCACCAATCCGGCGCTGACCGATGCCGCGCGCGCGCGCGTCGTCGCCCTGCACGCCGCGGATCCGGACAACCAGGCCCCCGTTCCGGTGGACCTGGTCACTGCCTCCGGCAGCGGGCTCGACCCGCACATCAGCCCTGCGGCCGCTGAGTACCAGGCGGCGCGCATCGCCCGCGCCAGGGGGATTCCGATCGAACAGGTGAAGCAATTGATTGCGGCAAATACCGAAACGCCGCTACTGTCGGTCCTGGGCGGTCCGGGAGTCAATGTCCTGAAGCTGAACCTTGGCTTGGATGCCATTGCACGGAAATAG